One Kribbella sp. NBC_00662 genomic region harbors:
- a CDS encoding ABC transporter ATP-binding protein: MTTNRPIVEVGNLRKSYGGRAVVDDLSFTVDEGEIFGILGPNGAGKTTTVECVEGLRVPDSGLVRVAGLDPIADHAAVTQVLGAQLQESELQAKLTVREALELYAALYPNPADWRPLAERLGLTDQLTSRFGVLSGGQKQRLFIALALIGNPKVVVLDELTTGLDPRARRDTWEVVEDVRARGVTVLLVTHFMEEAQRLCDRIAVIDKGKITALDTPQGLISRTAGSTVISFTPSAPLDDVDLAALPALASIEQKDGRITLGGTDETVTAVLSLLARHRITAHQLRVTDATLDDAFLDLTGATR, from the coding sequence ATGACCACGAACAGGCCGATCGTCGAAGTCGGCAACCTGCGTAAGTCGTACGGCGGCCGCGCCGTCGTGGACGACCTGTCCTTCACCGTCGACGAGGGCGAGATCTTCGGGATCCTCGGCCCGAACGGCGCCGGCAAGACCACCACGGTCGAATGCGTCGAGGGGCTGCGCGTCCCCGACAGCGGCCTGGTCCGGGTCGCCGGGCTCGACCCGATCGCCGACCACGCGGCCGTCACCCAGGTGCTCGGCGCGCAGCTCCAGGAGAGCGAACTGCAGGCCAAGCTGACCGTCCGCGAGGCACTCGAGCTGTACGCCGCCCTGTACCCGAACCCGGCCGACTGGCGCCCGCTGGCCGAGCGGCTCGGCCTGACCGACCAGCTGACCTCGCGCTTCGGCGTACTCAGCGGCGGCCAGAAGCAGCGCCTGTTCATCGCGCTCGCGCTGATCGGCAATCCCAAGGTCGTCGTACTCGACGAGCTGACCACCGGCCTCGACCCACGGGCCCGGCGCGACACCTGGGAGGTCGTCGAGGACGTCCGCGCCCGCGGCGTCACCGTCCTCCTGGTCACGCACTTCATGGAAGAGGCCCAGCGGCTGTGCGACCGGATCGCGGTCATCGACAAGGGCAAGATCACCGCGCTCGACACACCTCAAGGACTGATCAGCCGTACGGCGGGATCGACCGTCATCTCGTTTACGCCATCGGCCCCGCTCGACGACGTCGACCTGGCCGCGCTGCCGGCGCTCGCGTCGATCGAGCAGAAGGACGGCCGGATCACGCTCGGCGGCACCGACGAGACCGTCACCGCCGTGCTGTCGCTGCTCGCCCGGCACCGCATCACCGCCCACCAACTCCGTGTCACCGACGCCACCCTCGACGACGCATTCCTAGACCTCACAGGAGCCACCCGATGA
- a CDS encoding PT domain-containing protein produces MRRPAVDPSVEPTVEPTVEPTVEPSVTPSMGRPAAGSVTGPVMDRTTARLPRQAIHPSRPTTRSFTAPSRVNPTCRLTPSTVGP; encoded by the coding sequence ATGAGGCGTCCGGCCGTGGATCCGTCGGTGGAGCCGACCGTGGAGCCGACCGTGGAGCCGACCGTGGAGCCGTCGGTGACTCCCTCAATGGGACGGCCAGCGGCGGGGTCAGTGACGGGGCCAGTGATGGATCGGACCACAGCGAGACTTCCCCGTCAGGCGATCCACCCGAGCCGCCCGACGACCCGTTCCTTCACGGCTCCGAGCCGCGTGAACCCGACCTGCCGGCTGACCCCTTCGACAGTCGGGCCATGA
- a CDS encoding long-chain fatty acid--CoA ligase, with product MREYTVPAVTEPASGSLSDPVWANASSHPDTAVFSRRVAGGGWQDVTAAEFAQQVTGVAKGLMAAGVKPGERVALLSPTRYEWTLIDYAIWSIGSVTVPIYETSSASQIQWILTDSEAVVAVVENATHGAVVESARAEAPALQEVWQIEAGAIDELTALGQDISDAEFDKRRSAVTASDLATLIYTSGTTGRPKGCKISHSNFLDELGPAVKILDNLFDTTGASTLLFLPLAHVFARIIQVGCVMKRVKVGHSADVKNLVEDLGAFKPTFILSVPRVFEKVFNSASQKAHADGKGKIFDAAADTAIAYSQAQDKGGASFGLKAKHMLFDRLVYGKLRAVLGGQVQYAVSGGAPLGDKLGHFFRGIGVPVLEGYGLTETTAAVSVNLPDDIRIGTVGRPLPGVTVAVADDGELLFKGGQVMQGYWKNDEATAAAIDADGWFHTGDLGEFDVDGFIRITGRKKEILVTAGGKNVAPTLLEDQIRLHPLVSQCMVVGDGKPFIAALITIDPENIVPWATGRGKPTDPAALTQDADLIAEIQKAIDDANASVSHAEAIKKFSILPIDWTQESGELSLKLSLRRHIVMEKHGADVEALYAK from the coding sequence ATGCGTGAGTACACCGTTCCTGCTGTGACCGAACCCGCCAGTGGGAGCTTGAGCGACCCGGTGTGGGCGAACGCGTCGTCCCATCCTGACACCGCGGTGTTCAGCCGCCGGGTGGCGGGCGGCGGCTGGCAGGACGTGACGGCGGCCGAGTTCGCCCAGCAGGTCACCGGTGTCGCGAAGGGCCTGATGGCCGCCGGGGTCAAGCCCGGCGAGCGGGTCGCCCTGCTCAGCCCGACGCGGTACGAGTGGACCCTGATCGACTACGCGATCTGGAGCATCGGCTCGGTCACGGTGCCGATCTACGAGACCTCCTCCGCATCCCAGATCCAGTGGATCCTGACCGACTCCGAAGCGGTCGTCGCCGTCGTCGAGAACGCAACCCACGGCGCGGTCGTCGAGTCCGCCCGGGCCGAGGCGCCTGCACTGCAGGAGGTCTGGCAGATCGAGGCCGGCGCCATCGACGAGCTCACCGCCCTCGGTCAGGACATCAGCGACGCCGAGTTCGACAAGCGTCGCTCGGCGGTCACGGCATCCGATCTGGCCACGCTGATCTACACCTCCGGTACGACTGGACGCCCGAAGGGCTGCAAGATCAGCCACTCGAACTTCCTCGACGAGCTCGGGCCCGCGGTGAAGATCCTCGACAACCTCTTCGACACCACCGGCGCGAGCACGCTGCTGTTCCTGCCGCTGGCGCACGTGTTCGCCCGGATCATCCAGGTCGGCTGCGTGATGAAGCGGGTCAAGGTCGGCCACAGCGCCGACGTGAAGAACCTGGTCGAGGACCTCGGCGCGTTCAAGCCGACCTTCATCCTGAGCGTGCCGCGAGTGTTCGAGAAGGTGTTCAACTCGGCCAGCCAGAAGGCGCACGCCGACGGCAAGGGCAAGATCTTCGACGCCGCCGCGGACACCGCGATCGCGTACTCGCAGGCCCAGGACAAGGGCGGCGCTTCGTTCGGGCTGAAGGCCAAGCACATGCTGTTCGACCGGCTGGTCTACGGCAAGCTGCGGGCCGTCCTCGGCGGCCAGGTCCAGTACGCCGTCTCCGGTGGCGCGCCCCTCGGCGACAAGCTCGGTCACTTCTTCCGCGGTATCGGCGTACCGGTCCTCGAGGGCTACGGCCTGACCGAGACGACCGCGGCCGTGTCGGTGAACCTGCCCGACGACATCCGGATCGGCACCGTCGGCCGGCCGCTGCCCGGCGTGACGGTCGCGGTGGCGGACGACGGCGAGCTGCTGTTCAAGGGCGGCCAGGTGATGCAGGGCTACTGGAAGAACGACGAGGCGACCGCGGCCGCGATCGACGCCGACGGCTGGTTCCACACCGGCGACCTGGGCGAGTTCGACGTCGACGGGTTCATCAGGATCACCGGCCGGAAGAAGGAGATCCTGGTGACGGCCGGCGGCAAGAATGTCGCGCCGACGCTGCTCGAGGACCAGATCCGGCTGCACCCGCTGGTCAGCCAGTGCATGGTGGTCGGCGACGGCAAGCCGTTCATCGCCGCGCTGATCACGATCGACCCGGAGAACATCGTGCCGTGGGCAACCGGGCGCGGGAAGCCGACCGACCCGGCCGCGCTGACCCAGGACGCGGACCTGATCGCCGAGATCCAGAAGGCGATCGACGACGCGAACGCCTCGGTCTCGCACGCGGAGGCGATCAAGAAGTTCTCGATCCTGCCGATCGACTGGACCCAGGAGTCCGGTGAGCTGTCGCTCAAGCTCTCGCTCCGCCGGCACATCGTGATGGAGAAGCACGGCGCCGACGTCGAGGCCCTCTACGCGAAGTAG
- a CDS encoding polyketide cyclase / dehydrase and lipid transport, whose product MPTLDISCDDLVVADPAYVAERLGSDTLWREWWPDLTLTPSERRGVEGVRWAVTGAAVGTAEWWLEPVRDGVVVHWYLRVDPARPVRGRAVERLKERYVASYREHLWRFKDEVEAGRAAGERRTSSDPAIVSVEDPETDTETRPAKR is encoded by the coding sequence ATGCCCACGCTCGACATCAGTTGCGACGACCTGGTCGTTGCTGATCCAGCCTACGTCGCCGAGCGACTCGGATCGGACACCCTCTGGCGCGAGTGGTGGCCGGACCTGACCCTGACACCGTCCGAGCGACGCGGCGTGGAGGGCGTCCGCTGGGCCGTCACCGGCGCCGCCGTCGGTACGGCGGAGTGGTGGCTGGAACCGGTTCGCGACGGGGTCGTCGTGCACTGGTACCTGCGCGTCGACCCGGCCCGGCCGGTCCGCGGCCGTGCGGTCGAACGACTCAAGGAGCGGTACGTCGCGTCGTACCGGGAGCACCTGTGGCGGTTCAAGGACGAAGTGGAAGCGGGCCGCGCGGCGGGCGAACGACGTACCTCGTCCGATCCCGCGATAGTCTCCGTTGAGGACCCCGAGACCGACACTGAGACCCGACCGGCGAAGAGGTGA
- a CDS encoding SRPBCC family protein, with protein MAEQTTSTIQVNASPKEIMAVIADFAAYPEWADSMRETEVLSTDEAGRPNKVRFKVDAGAISDEYTLAYVWSRNEVTWTLVEAKMVKGMDGAYVLKDLGAEGTEVTYRLAVDVAIPMIGMLKRKAEKVIIDTALKGLKKRVES; from the coding sequence ATGGCGGAACAGACCACCTCGACCATCCAGGTGAACGCGAGCCCCAAAGAAATCATGGCGGTGATCGCGGACTTCGCGGCGTACCCGGAGTGGGCCGACTCGATGCGGGAGACCGAGGTGCTGTCCACCGACGAGGCCGGCCGGCCGAACAAGGTGCGTTTCAAGGTCGACGCCGGCGCGATCTCGGACGAGTACACGCTGGCCTACGTCTGGTCCCGCAACGAGGTGACCTGGACGCTGGTCGAGGCGAAGATGGTGAAAGGCATGGACGGCGCCTATGTGTTGAAGGACCTGGGCGCGGAAGGGACCGAGGTGACGTACCGGCTGGCTGTCGACGTGGCGATCCCGATGATCGGGATGCTCAAGCGGAAGGCCGAGAAGGTCATCATCGACACCGCCCTGAAGGGCCTCAAGAAGCGCGTCGAGTCCTGA
- a CDS encoding ArsA family ATPase, with protein MTRVLLYTGKGGVGKTTSAAGTATLAALRGLRTLVLSTDAAHSLSDAFDSEVGPEPTEIDDLLFVQQIDAQRKFERSWGDIQNYLRSVLHMIGVDPIEAEELTVLPGAAEVLALLEVRDHVRSGRWDVIVVDCAPTAETLRLLGLPEALNWYLDRIFSAERKMMRTFRPFINRGAGLSRGSSLPVPDDNVFDALRRLQSDLSDIRTLLAGPDASVRLVLTPEAVVVAEARRSLTRLSLYGYRVDGVVANRVFPAAGADTWRRQWVAAQRGILEEVADSFRPLPIWESPYRVCEPVGVEELAAFAVEMYGGDDPFARATDETSLWVDRHIDTDGRTYTLTMPLPLASASELELARHGDELIITVGSYRRVLPLPAALARGVVAGARLDEGRLQVRFAPRESARPVAPSEVPSGSGPLESAQELAQGLTAEYHEQLARRTAAIGENL; from the coding sequence GTGACTCGGGTTCTGCTGTATACGGGTAAAGGCGGGGTCGGCAAGACGACCTCCGCCGCGGGTACCGCCACGCTCGCCGCACTGCGCGGGCTGCGGACGCTGGTGCTGTCGACGGATGCCGCGCACTCGCTGTCGGACGCGTTCGACTCCGAGGTCGGGCCGGAGCCGACGGAGATCGACGATCTGCTGTTCGTCCAGCAGATCGATGCCCAGCGCAAGTTCGAGCGGTCCTGGGGTGACATCCAGAACTACCTGCGGTCGGTGCTGCACATGATCGGGGTCGACCCGATCGAGGCCGAGGAGCTGACCGTGCTGCCCGGCGCCGCGGAGGTGCTCGCGCTGCTCGAGGTGCGCGACCACGTCCGGTCCGGGCGCTGGGACGTGATCGTCGTCGACTGCGCGCCGACCGCGGAGACGCTGCGGCTGCTGGGGCTGCCGGAGGCGCTGAACTGGTACCTCGACCGGATCTTCAGCGCCGAGCGGAAGATGATGCGGACGTTCCGGCCGTTCATCAACCGCGGGGCCGGTCTGAGCCGCGGGTCGAGCCTGCCGGTCCCGGACGACAACGTCTTCGACGCGTTGCGCCGGCTGCAGAGCGACCTGTCGGACATCCGCACGTTGCTGGCCGGCCCGGACGCGTCGGTGCGGCTGGTGCTGACGCCCGAGGCCGTCGTGGTCGCCGAGGCGCGGCGGTCGCTGACCAGGCTCTCGCTGTACGGGTACCGCGTGGACGGTGTCGTGGCCAACCGGGTCTTCCCGGCGGCCGGTGCAGACACCTGGCGGCGGCAGTGGGTCGCCGCGCAGCGCGGGATCCTGGAAGAGGTCGCGGACTCGTTCCGGCCGTTGCCGATCTGGGAGTCGCCGTACCGGGTCTGTGAGCCGGTGGGGGTCGAGGAGCTGGCGGCGTTCGCGGTCGAGATGTACGGCGGGGACGACCCGTTCGCGCGTGCGACCGACGAGACCTCGTTGTGGGTCGACCGGCATATCGACACCGACGGGCGGACGTACACGCTGACGATGCCGTTGCCCTTGGCATCGGCCAGCGAGCTGGAGCTCGCCCGGCACGGGGACGAGCTGATCATCACTGTCGGGTCGTACCGTCGGGTGCTGCCGTTGCCGGCCGCGCTGGCGCGTGGGGTGGTCGCGGGTGCGCGGCTCGACGAGGGGCGGCTGCAGGTGCGGTTCGCGCCGCGGGAGAGCGCGCGACCGGTCGCCCCGTCCGAGGTGCCCAGCGGGTCGGGGCCGCTGGAGTCGGCGCAGGAGCTGGCCCAGGGTCTGACAGCGGAGTACCACGAGCAGCTGGCCCGCCGTACGGCGGCGATCGGAGAGAACCTGTGA
- a CDS encoding ROK family glucokinase, with product MGLTIGIDVGGTKIAAGVVDEHGKIGARTHRNTPADSVDGTATAICDAAAELIAGHEVEAVGIGAAGFVSSDRSTVLFAPNLAWRDEPLGLRVSETLKIPVVVENDANAAAWGEFAFGAAKDVEHMLCITVGTGIGGAVVSEGEMLRGAHGVAAELGHMRVVPGGHRCGCGSRGCWEQYASGRALVREGRAQAESGSIAAAQMLGVCGITDPAELTGPMITEAAMAGDPCAVELLEDLGRWLGEGLASLATMFDPSLIVIGGGVSAAKDLLMKSAEVAFEKVLPAKSNRPHPTFTLAQLGNDAGLIGAADLARHPAPVQVPAR from the coding sequence ATGGGACTGACCATCGGCATCGATGTCGGCGGTACGAAGATCGCGGCCGGTGTGGTCGACGAGCACGGCAAGATCGGGGCCCGCACGCACCGCAATACCCCGGCGGACTCCGTCGACGGGACCGCGACCGCGATCTGTGACGCGGCCGCCGAGCTGATCGCCGGGCACGAGGTGGAGGCGGTCGGGATCGGCGCTGCCGGGTTCGTCTCGTCGGACCGGTCGACCGTGCTGTTCGCGCCGAATCTGGCCTGGCGGGACGAGCCGCTCGGCCTGCGGGTGTCAGAGACACTGAAGATCCCGGTGGTGGTGGAGAACGACGCGAACGCAGCCGCCTGGGGCGAGTTCGCGTTCGGTGCGGCGAAGGACGTCGAGCACATGCTGTGCATCACGGTTGGCACCGGCATCGGCGGTGCCGTGGTGAGTGAGGGCGAGATGCTCCGCGGCGCTCACGGGGTCGCGGCCGAGCTGGGGCACATGCGCGTCGTACCCGGTGGGCATCGGTGCGGGTGTGGGTCGCGGGGGTGCTGGGAGCAGTACGCATCCGGACGGGCGCTGGTGCGCGAGGGACGGGCCCAGGCCGAGTCCGGTTCGATCGCGGCGGCGCAGATGCTGGGCGTGTGCGGGATCACCGACCCGGCGGAGCTGACCGGGCCGATGATCACCGAGGCGGCGATGGCCGGCGACCCGTGCGCGGTCGAACTGCTCGAGGACCTGGGCCGCTGGCTCGGCGAGGGCCTGGCGAGCCTCGCGACGATGTTCGACCCGAGCCTGATCGTCATCGGCGGCGGCGTCAGCGCGGCCAAGGACCTGCTGATGAAGTCCGCCGAGGTCGCCTTCGAGAAGGTCCTCCCGGCCAAGTCCAATCGACCCCACCCCACCTTCACCCTCGCCCAACTAGGCAACGACGCCGGCCTCATCGGCGCCGCCGACCTGGCCAGGCACCCGGCTCCTGTCCAGGTCCCTGCTCGGTGA
- a CDS encoding ROK family glucokinase produces MALTQALTIGIDIGGTKVAAGVVDPEGNILDRVRRDTPTKDPRETEDAIAEIVHDLESRHDVIAVGIGAAGFVDGTRSSVLFAPHLAWRHEPLRDAVERRLGVPVVVENDANAAAWSEWRFGGGQGESHLVCVTLGTGIGGAILNDGSLQRGKFGIAGEFGHMQVVPGGHRCECGNRGCWEQYASGNALTREARELAMSGSPVAHNLLRAAGGDPRKINGPMVTELAKDGDPVAVELLEEVGRWLGIGLANLAAALDPGTFVIGGGVSDAGELLLAPAREAFKRTLTGRGFRPEARIVRAVLGPEAGLVGAADLAREEATWLRRVRVKTTAVTAKTAAARGRSTRLERAARKSAARRTGMRAAPAEAELHPADVNGDNEG; encoded by the coding sequence TTGGCTCTGACGCAGGCTTTGACGATCGGGATCGATATCGGTGGGACGAAGGTCGCCGCCGGTGTGGTCGACCCCGAGGGCAACATCCTGGACCGGGTCCGGCGGGACACGCCGACCAAGGATCCGCGCGAGACCGAGGACGCGATCGCGGAGATCGTCCACGACCTGGAGTCGCGGCACGACGTGATCGCGGTCGGCATCGGCGCCGCCGGATTCGTCGACGGGACGCGTTCGTCGGTCCTGTTCGCCCCGCATCTCGCCTGGCGGCACGAGCCGCTGCGTGACGCGGTCGAGCGGCGCCTCGGCGTACCGGTCGTGGTGGAGAACGACGCGAACGCGGCCGCCTGGTCGGAGTGGCGCTTCGGCGGGGGACAGGGCGAGAGCCACCTGGTCTGCGTCACGCTCGGCACCGGCATCGGCGGAGCGATCCTCAACGACGGCTCCCTGCAGCGCGGGAAGTTCGGTATCGCGGGGGAGTTCGGCCACATGCAGGTCGTCCCCGGTGGTCACCGCTGCGAGTGCGGTAACCGCGGCTGCTGGGAGCAGTACGCCTCCGGCAACGCGCTCACCCGCGAGGCCCGCGAGCTGGCGATGTCCGGCTCACCGGTCGCACACAACCTGCTGCGTGCGGCGGGCGGCGACCCGCGCAAGATCAACGGCCCGATGGTGACCGAGTTGGCCAAGGACGGCGACCCGGTCGCGGTCGAGCTGCTCGAGGAGGTCGGCCGCTGGCTCGGCATCGGCCTGGCCAACCTGGCCGCTGCTCTCGACCCGGGCACGTTCGTGATCGGCGGCGGCGTGTCCGACGCCGGCGAGCTGCTGCTGGCGCCGGCCCGCGAGGCGTTCAAGCGGACCCTGACCGGCCGCGGCTTCCGCCCGGAGGCGCGGATCGTCCGCGCGGTTCTCGGTCCGGAGGCGGGTCTGGTCGGTGCGGCCGACCTGGCTCGCGAAGAGGCGACCTGGTTGCGCCGGGTCCGCGTCAAGACGACCGCGGTGACCGCGAAGACGGCGGCCGCCCGGGGACGCTCGACCCGGTTGGAGCGGGCCGCGCGGAAGTCGGCCGCCCGGCGTACCGGAATGCGCGCCGCGCCTGCCGAGGCCGAGCTGCACCCGGCCGACGTGAACGGCGACAACGAAGGATGA
- a CDS encoding endonuclease/exonuclease/phosphatase family protein, whose protein sequence is MTEHALRVLSYNVHRWGDDRTALARVVKACAPDVMLVQEAPTWFGTRRKRRAMAATFGMRYVAASARNAILVADGIHLTGIRGRRVRRPFVRRRLSFIATQLPGGVVGGQVVLGSTRLAVVVCHLGLHPHGRIHEIAQVLTLCRSFGTPYLLAGDINEEPDGPAWKRLAEEGLVDLGADAGPTFNSATPHKRIDAAVLTPQLKGRLRHIPATREDLAAASDHLPLLVELRP, encoded by the coding sequence ATGACTGAGCACGCCCTGCGCGTGCTGTCCTACAACGTGCACCGCTGGGGTGACGACCGTACGGCGCTCGCCCGGGTGGTGAAGGCGTGCGCGCCGGACGTGATGCTGGTGCAGGAGGCGCCGACCTGGTTCGGCACCCGGCGCAAGCGGCGGGCGATGGCGGCGACGTTCGGCATGCGGTACGTCGCGGCCTCGGCCCGCAACGCGATCCTGGTTGCTGACGGCATCCACCTCACCGGCATCCGCGGCCGCCGGGTCCGGCGCCCGTTCGTCCGCCGCCGCCTGAGCTTCATCGCCACCCAACTCCCCGGCGGCGTCGTCGGCGGGCAGGTCGTGCTGGGCTCGACCCGGCTCGCGGTCGTCGTCTGCCACCTCGGCCTCCACCCCCACGGCCGGATCCACGAGATCGCGCAGGTCCTCACTCTCTGCCGCTCGTTCGGTACGCCGTACCTCCTCGCCGGCGACATCAACGAGGAACCCGACGGCCCGGCCTGGAAACGCCTGGCCGAAGAAGGCCTCGTCGACCTCGGCGCCGACGCCGGCCCCACCTTCAACTCGGCGACCCCGCACAAACGCATCGACGCCGCCGTACTCACGCCTCAACTCAAAGGCCGTCTGCGCCACATCCCCGCCACCCGCGAGGACCTGGCCGCAGCGTCGGACCACCTACCGCTGTTGGTGGAGCTGAGGCCCTAG
- a CDS encoding enoyl-CoA hydratase-related protein, with translation MTELVHLQVADGVATITLDSPHNKNALSQQLTGELLEHLEAAGADDEVRVIVVRSALEVFCSGADLSEATTVGMGVGAQRMVDVQRAIVANPKPVIARVAGAVRAGGIGIVAAADISISGESATFALTEVRLGLAAATISLTVLPRLTDRAAGYTFLTGSGFDALEAARFGLLTLTVPDDDLDAAVGAVLEAVLKGVPQGLQETKKLLNRELLADIDARGKDLAELSASLFGSSAAQQAMLDFLNRRKS, from the coding sequence ATGACCGAACTCGTGCACCTGCAAGTGGCCGACGGCGTCGCGACGATCACGCTCGACTCGCCGCACAACAAGAACGCGCTGTCGCAGCAGCTGACGGGTGAGCTGCTGGAGCACCTGGAGGCGGCGGGAGCCGACGACGAGGTGCGGGTGATCGTGGTTCGGTCGGCGTTGGAGGTGTTCTGCTCGGGGGCCGATCTGTCCGAGGCGACGACGGTCGGGATGGGCGTCGGGGCGCAGCGGATGGTCGACGTACAGCGGGCGATCGTCGCGAACCCGAAGCCGGTGATCGCGCGGGTGGCGGGCGCGGTGCGCGCTGGTGGGATCGGGATCGTCGCGGCGGCCGACATCAGCATCTCCGGCGAGAGCGCGACGTTCGCGTTGACCGAGGTACGGCTGGGGCTCGCGGCGGCGACGATTTCGCTGACTGTCCTTCCGCGGCTGACCGACCGGGCGGCTGGGTACACGTTCCTGACCGGCAGCGGGTTCGACGCGCTGGAGGCGGCGCGGTTCGGGCTGCTGACCTTGACGGTGCCGGACGACGATCTGGACGCGGCGGTCGGCGCGGTGCTCGAGGCGGTGCTGAAGGGTGTGCCGCAGGGGTTGCAGGAGACGAAGAAGCTGCTCAACCGCGAACTCCTCGCCGACATCGATGCCCGCGGCAAAGACCTCGCCGAACTCTCGGCCAGCCTGTTCGGCTCCTCCGCCGCCCAGCAGGCCATGCTCGACTTCCTCAACCGCCGCAAGAGCTAG
- a CDS encoding nuclear transport factor 2 family protein, producing MIEDFESFLRRFEEANSAFVNGDPSLWMPLVSHSEQTSIFGGFGGHEVGWSQIGPRYEWASSQFRDTGAKVEFEYLEKHVGADTAYTVAIERCAVHHVTQPDPVPHVLRATMVFRAEDGEWKITHRHADPLNPKASPSGP from the coding sequence GTGATCGAAGACTTCGAATCGTTCCTGCGCCGGTTCGAGGAGGCCAACTCCGCCTTCGTCAACGGAGACCCGTCGTTGTGGATGCCGCTGGTGTCGCACAGTGAGCAGACCTCGATCTTCGGTGGGTTCGGCGGCCACGAGGTCGGTTGGTCGCAGATCGGGCCGCGGTACGAGTGGGCGTCGTCCCAGTTCCGCGACACCGGCGCGAAGGTCGAGTTCGAGTACCTCGAGAAGCACGTCGGCGCGGACACGGCGTACACGGTCGCGATCGAGCGCTGCGCGGTGCATCACGTCACCCAACCTGACCCGGTTCCGCACGTACTGCGGGCCACGATGGTGTTCCGCGCCGAGGACGGTGAGTGGAAGATCACGCACCGGCACGCCGATCCCCTCAACCCGAAGGCCTCCCCCTCCGGTCCGTGA
- a CDS encoding TIGR00300 family protein produces MQVTETVEITGHLMDTGLLSRVLDDIRGYGGEYTLDKFDLGYDKDDPSTVRMTVGADDEESLQRLLMRIQTKGANLVDPGTPDITEVTTDGVFPDGFYSTTNLPTSVRLGGHWVAVQNPEMDCGLLVEGDAVRTIPMSDVRAGMKIITSAQGVRVTPPIATSTEDGFGFMESDVSSEKPQRVLVKQVADGMREAKANGQKVLWVGGPGIVHTGAAPAMVAIVEAGYVDVLFAGNALATHDIESSLYGTSLGVDLARGRGVEHGHEHHIRAINTIRKAGSIADAVEQGVLTSGVMHALVRSGKKFVLVGSVRDDGPLPDVYTDVLEGQRAMRAELDGVGYCLMAATMLHSVATGNILPASIPLTCVDINPATVTKLADRGSSQARGIVTDVGLFIEHLARELSPSYAESK; encoded by the coding sequence GTGCAGGTCACCGAGACGGTCGAGATCACCGGCCACCTGATGGACACCGGGCTGCTGTCCCGTGTCCTCGACGACATCCGCGGGTACGGCGGTGAGTACACGCTGGACAAGTTCGACCTCGGCTACGACAAGGACGACCCGTCCACCGTCCGGATGACCGTCGGCGCGGACGACGAGGAGTCGCTGCAACGGCTGCTGATGCGGATCCAGACCAAGGGCGCGAACCTGGTCGACCCCGGTACGCCGGACATCACCGAGGTGACCACCGACGGCGTGTTCCCCGACGGGTTCTACTCCACCACGAACCTCCCCACGAGCGTGCGGCTCGGCGGCCATTGGGTCGCGGTGCAGAACCCGGAGATGGATTGCGGTCTGCTCGTCGAGGGTGACGCGGTCAGGACGATCCCGATGTCCGACGTACGCGCCGGGATGAAGATCATCACCAGTGCGCAGGGCGTGCGGGTCACTCCCCCGATCGCGACGAGCACCGAGGACGGGTTCGGCTTCATGGAGTCGGACGTGTCGTCGGAGAAGCCGCAGCGGGTCCTGGTGAAGCAGGTCGCCGACGGTATGCGCGAGGCGAAGGCGAACGGGCAGAAGGTGCTCTGGGTCGGCGGCCCCGGCATCGTCCACACCGGCGCCGCGCCGGCGATGGTCGCGATCGTGGAGGCCGGGTACGTCGATGTGCTGTTCGCCGGCAATGCGCTCGCGACGCACGACATCGAGTCGTCGCTGTACGGGACGTCACTCGGCGTCGACCTGGCCCGCGGGCGGGGTGTCGAGCACGGGCACGAGCACCACATCCGCGCGATCAACACGATCCGCAAGGCGGGGTCGATCGCGGACGCAGTAGAGCAGGGCGTGCTGACGTCAGGTGTGATGCACGCGCTGGTGCGGAGCGGGAAGAAGTTCGTGCTGGTCGGATCGGTGCGCGACGACGGGCCGCTGCCGGACGTCTACACCGACGTCCTCGAGGGGCAGCGCGCGATGCGGGCCGAGCTGGACGGCGTCGGGTACTGCCTGATGGCCGCGACCATGCTGCACTCGGTTGCCACCGGCAACATCTTGCCGGCTTCGATTCCGCTGACCTGCGTGGACATCAACCCGGCGACCGTGACCAAGCTCGCCGACCGGGGTTCGTCGCAGGCGCGCGGGATCGTGACGGACGTCGGTCTGTTCATCGAGCACCTGGCCCGCGAGCTGTCGCCGTCGTACGCCGAGAGTAAGTGA